The genomic interval CGTAGCTCTCGCGGGCGCTGACGATGGTGGCGTCTATCTCGCGGGCGACGTACTCCGCGATGGCGTCGCGCTCACCCTCGGGCGGCGATTCGGTGAACTCCTCGACCGTCTCGTACAGGCGTTGCAGGAAGCCGTACGCGGACTGGACGCCCGTCTCGGACCAGTCGAAGTCCCGCTCGGGGCGGGCGGCCTGCATCGTGAACAGGCGGGCGGTGTCCGCGCCGTACTCGTCGACGATGGCCAGCGGCGAGACGCCGTTACCCTTCGACTTCGACATCTTCTCGCCGTCGGCCAGCACCATCCCCTGGGTCACCAGGTTCTCGAACGGTTCGCGGTGGTCCAGCATCTCCATGTCCGCGATGGCCTTCGTGACGAACCGCGAGTACAGCAGGTGCATCACGGCGTGTTCGATGCCGCCCACGTACTGGTCGACGGGCATCCAGTCGTCGGCCTGCTCGACGTCGAACGGCGCATCCTCGTCGTCCGGCGAGACGAAGCGCAGGAAGTACCACGCCGAATCGACGAACGTGTCCATCGTGTCCGTCTCCCGTTCGGCGTCGCCGCCGCAGTCGGGGCAGGTGGTCCGCTTCCACTTCGTCGCCTCGTCCAGCGGGTTCCCGGTCGTGTGGACGAACTCGGGCAACTCGACGGGCAACTCCTCCTCTGGGACCATCACGGGGCCGCAGTCCTCGCAGTGGACGACCGGAATCGGCGTCCCCCAGTAGCGCTGCCGGGAGATGCCCCAGTCGCGCAGGCGGTACTGGACGTGGTCGGTCGCCGACTCGATGTCGCTCGTCAGTTCATCGCGGGCGACGGCGCTCTCGGTGCCCGAGTAGTCGTCGCTGTTGACCAGTACGCCGTCGTCGGTGAACGCCGCCTCGCTCACGTCCGGCACCTCGTCGGTCGATGGGGCGACGACGGGCACGATGTCGATGCCGTACTCGCTGGCGAACGCGTGGTCGCGGGTGTCGTGGCCCGGCACGCCCATCAGCGCGCCCGTCCCGACGTCCGACAGGACGAAGTCGGCGACGTAGACCGGAATCTCCTCGCCCGTCGCGGGGTTCGTCGCGGTCAGGTCGGTCTTCACGCCCTTCGGTTCGTCGCCCTCGGGGTCGGCCTCCTCCTCGACGAACCGCCGGACGTCGTCGTCCCGTTCGGCCACCTCCTGCGCGATGTGGTGGCCGGGAGCCAGCGCGAAGAACGTCGCGCCGTAGATGGTGTCGATGCGCGTCGTGAACACCTCGACGGGGCCGTGGTCGGATACCTGGAACTCTAATCGGGCACCCGGCTGACGACCGATCCAGTTCTCCTGCATCTGGCGGACGTTGTCGGGCCACCCGTC from Halomarina salina carries:
- the leuS gene encoding leucine--tRNA ligase, which translates into the protein MQDQDRRGFDHSEIEPRWQGEWDDADVFHIPDDADDPTYVLGMFPYTSGELHMGHVRNYTITDAYARFRRMRGEHVLHPIGWDSFGLPAENAAIERDTNPRDWTLSCIETMREQMHAMGFGYDWDREIATCDPDYFRWNQWLFERLHEEGLVYREASEVNWCPSCETVLADEQVEGDEEVCWRCGTPVETRELDQWFWGITEYADELADDLEELDGWPDNVRQMQENWIGRQPGARLEFQVSDHGPVEVFTTRIDTIYGATFFALAPGHHIAQEVAERDDDVRRFVEEEADPEGDEPKGVKTDLTATNPATGEEIPVYVADFVLSDVGTGALMGVPGHDTRDHAFASEYGIDIVPVVAPSTDEVPDVSEAAFTDDGVLVNSDDYSGTESAVARDELTSDIESATDHVQYRLRDWGISRQRYWGTPIPVVHCEDCGPVMVPEEELPVELPEFVHTTGNPLDEATKWKRTTCPDCGGDAERETDTMDTFVDSAWYFLRFVSPDDEDAPFDVEQADDWMPVDQYVGGIEHAVMHLLYSRFVTKAIADMEMLDHREPFENLVTQGMVLADGEKMSKSKGNGVSPLAIVDEYGADTARLFTMQAARPERDFDWSETGVQSAYGFLQRLYETVEEFTESPPEGERDAIAEYVAREIDATIVSARESYEDLTFAEALRETRDLVGLLRQYRDYTDPHAETYERGLSVATRLLAPVTPHVAEEVWSTLGHDGFAAEASFPTPAGDASDADRERQLVENTREDVRNIVDVAGIEDPEQVTIVVAPEWKHRALDIAIESDAPNVIGELMQEDDIREKGDEAASYGQNLQNERQSLTSALAPERELDVLRQAAWLVEREFGADVVVVPAAEADESVAKKATPSRPAIQID